Genomic segment of Tachysurus fulvidraco isolate hzauxx_2018 chromosome 22, HZAU_PFXX_2.0, whole genome shotgun sequence:
TTAGGACAGAAACCACGATGCGAGGTCTCTGACGGTTTTGTTCACGAGGAGGTTGTCTTGCACAACCTTACAGGCAGCACAGAAGTGCTCTGCCCAGAATGAGGTCACATGCACCTTGTAGTTCCGCCTCCAGGCATGGTAACGGCGATAGAGGGCAGGATTACGGTCCAGGCGTTTGAGGTAGGAAGCAAGTGAACGCGGGTCTTTGAAATCCTCCACGTGGATGAAGGCATCAGCAGGAAGAAAACGCTCGTAGTTCTCTCGGGATGGCCCGAGCACCACTGGAACAGCACCAGAGACCAAAGCATTGCACCAGAGTTTCTCTGTAATGTAGTCTGTGTGACACGAGTTTTCAAATGCGAGGTAGAACTTGTAACCTGAGACGGTTTTCACCACACTGTTGTTTACTAGCGGAAGAAATTCACGTCCGTAAATGTCCACGTGCAGGTAACGGTGAAATCGGTAGTAGAACTGCACCctgtcctgctcctctctcCAGTTACTGATCACCCATGCTACTAAACCACGCTTACGCTTCATGCGGATCTGTCTGTTACCATAGGAACGGTGTGGCTCAAGGTAACCGTACGGTAGAAAAATATCAGAACCCGCATGGTATGACATGGTGAGATTAAACATCCCATCAATCTGGTGCAGAAACCCAGAGTGTGATGGCGACTCAAAGTTCATCCAGATCCACTTCTGCAGCGGGGGGCGTGGCTTCTCCAGCAGCTCCTCCCAGTTCATCAAGAGATCACGGTGGTGTACTATGACGGCATCAGCGTGAGCATATGCACGCCTGTCTGTCGTCACGGTGCAACCTTGCACACCATAGCTCACTGTACAGTCGGGGAGAGGAAGTCCATTTCCAAAAGGAAGCCACCAGATGAGAAGAGTCACGCTCCTTGTTTCGGATCCCAGAGTGGGCGTGTCTGGCTCTGGGGTCGGCAAAGTGAGCAAACTGAGAATGAGCAGGATCGT
This window contains:
- the LOC113640284 gene encoding alpha-(1,3)-fucosyltransferase 4, with amino-acid sequence MELLSKWEKQKCPKSTKYRFSHQKYWLIVVEAHHSSVLVFALVLLCLTILLILSLLTLPTPEPDTPTLGSETRSVTLLIWWLPFGNGLPLPDCTVSYGVQGCTVTTDRRAYAHADAVIVHHRDLLMNWEELLEKPRPPLQKWIWMNFESPSHSGFLHQIDGMFNLTMSYHAGSDIFLPYGYLEPHRSYGNRQIRMKRKRGLVAWVISNWREEQDRVQFYYRFHRYLHVDIYGREFLPLVNNSVVKTVSGYKFYLAFENSCHTDYITEKLWCNALVSGAVPVVLGPSRENYERFLPADAFIHVEDFKDPRSLASYLKRLDRNPALYRRYHAWRRNYKVHVTSFWAEHFCAACKVVQDNLLVNKTVRDLASWFLS